The genomic segment CGCTACCGCAATAATGCCGGTATAACGGTTACCCTGCGCATCACGCATGTATTGCATATCAAAATCTGTCGCTGGATCGCCATCTTTATAGCGGCTGCCGAGAAATTCAATAGTGGGATCAAAAAACTTGTCACGGTAACGATTGACCGGCTCGCGACTTTGTTGTTTGTCTTTGAAGGCAGTGAGATCGCCCCAGACCAGGACATTTCCATCCTGATTCACAGCGGCCGCGAAGTTCGCTCCCAGTGCCATAGTAACGATATTTGCAATTGGCTTACCATCTGGGTCAACGACCGCAGTGGGATAGGTCAGGGTATTGCTGACGACAGGTAGTGGTGAGGGGCCTGTTCCGTCAACGGGTTGATCTCCTTTGAACCTGCCACCATAGAGCAGACCGCTGCCTAGCTGCCCCTTTTCATTCGGACCCCAGCCCAGCAGTGTTGCGTCATCCAGCAGCACCATATTATTGTCACCGTAGGCCGCCACCGCTATCGCGCCAGCCAGTGCATTGAAACGTATATCAACAACCGGGATGGGATTGAGAGCATCCAGCGTTAACCCATCACCGAGCTGCCCGTTGGCATCAGAGCCCCAGACAAACTGGTTACCATCTCCTCTGGCGACCAGGTTATGCGCATCACCTGTGCTAATCCTGTCGGCATACAGTGGCGCGGAAACAAGTAATAGCAAGGCTATTGCAAACAGTTTTAAATAATTTTTTAGCAACATTTTTCCTATCTTGAGGCTACTCTTGTGTGCGACTCTGCTATATTTGCTGGTGGTGTATGAATAATATGCTGGAATAGACTGATATTCCAGTATAAATCAATATTAAACGTGCTCATTATAAAGTGATGGAATGAACATGTAGGTGCGAATTCATTCGCACAGGGAATGGCGCCTGCTGAAACTATTTGTGCGAATGAATTCGCACCTACAATATTGCACATGTTGTATTGTCTTTAACACGATGATACTGGTTTACCTGATCTTAAAAAATATGACTCATAAATATCTGAACACTGCTAATGTCGCGCTATTCAGCATAGCCATCATGCTGATAACCACAGTGCCATCGCTTGCCCTGGCACAGACACCAGTTAACAGCCCGCAACAGGTACTGCCCAACAAGGCCAGAGATAAACTGACGCTGAATTTTCAGGATGCGGACATCCGTGCCCTGATCAATGCCGTCTCCAAAATTACCGGCAAGAATTTTGTCATCGATCCGCGCGTTAAAGGTAAAGTGACACTGATATCGGGTGAAGAACTGGGGCCGGATCAGATCTACGAAGTCTTCCTGTCGGTACTGGATGTACATAATATCGTCGCCATTGAAGCGAACGGCCTGGTCAAGCTGCTGCCCAAGGCTGTGGCCAAACAATTCCCGACACCGATTAAATTCGGTAAAACGGGTGCGCGCGGAGAAACGCAGATCACTGAGGTCTACCAGCTGAAATACGGTTCGGTACGCGATATCGTACCGATTTTAAAACCTCTGCTACCACCAACCAGTCATTTCGCTGCGCATGTCCCGACCAACACCATCATCATTACCGATACCGCAGCAAATGTTAACCGTATTCTGGGAATTGTCGCGAAACTGGATCAGGAAGAAACGGTTGGTGACACCCGTGTCGTCTATTTGCAGCATGCACAGGCCAAGGACATCGTTGGCTTGCTGACTAAATTGATCGTTTCCTACCAGAAAACCGGCAACCCCAAGGCCGCTCAGCAAAAGGTCTCTATTCAGGCAGATGAGGCTACCAACTCATTGGTCATTCACGCCCAGGAAGAGCAGATGAAGGTGATCCGCAAGGTCATAGCTCAACTGGATATTCGCCGCGCGCAGGTTTTTGTCGAAGCCATTATCGCTGAAATCAATGAGGATCGGCTGGGTCAGCTGGGGATTTCCTGGGAAGGCACCAACATAAATTCAAACGGCCAGATCAACGGTGGGACTGAATACAATATTGGCAAGGGTGGACTCCGCCTTGGTTTTCTTTCAGGTTACGTCACCAGTCTGACTGGCGATCGGATACCGGAGTTCCAGCTCATTCTGCATGCCCTGCGCACAGACAGTGAATCCAACATTCTGTCGACGCCAAATCTTCTGACACTGGATAATGAGGAAGCCGAGATTCGTGTCGCCCAGGAAGTGCCCTTCATCACCGGCCAGTTTACGACCAATGTTACGACTGCCGTACCAAGACCAACCACACCCGGTACCCCTGGCGGGGGAGCTGTCGGTCCAATCGTCAACCCATTCCAGACCATCATCCGCAAGGATGTCGGCCTGATACTGAAAATCAAACCTCAGGTCAATGCCGGCAATACCATCCGCCTGGAAATCTCGGAAGAGCTATCCAATATAAGCAAGACGCGCGTTCAGGGTGCTGCGGATCTGATTACCAACAAGCGCATCGTAAAAACTACCGTGGTGGTTGAAGACGGCCAGACGATCGTGCTTGGCGGCCTGATACTGGATGACCTGTCGAACACCGTTGACGGAGTGCTTGGCCTGTCAAACATTCCCTTCATTGGAGGTTTTTTCCGCAATAAACAGAAGCAGCAGCGCAAGCTCAATCTGATGCTGTTCATCAAGCCCACCATCATCCGCACAAAAAGTGACATGATCGGTTTCACCGAGCGCAAATACGGGGCCATGCGGTCACGCCAGCTTGATGCCAATGGCCGGTCAGAATACCTTATTAGAGACATGTCACCTTCGGTTATGCCACCACTGAATGAAGTACCTGTGGCCACCCCCATTGAGCAGGCGATGCACGCTGAGAAAAAACAGAAAAATAAATGGTGGCCGAGTACACCAGAGACCTGCAGCGAAGAGGACTTCGCCGACAACCCCTGTCCTGACGATTAACGACTTTCATAAAATGGGCCTGCAGGATAGCCACAATGAAAACGTCGTCCCGGCAACTGAGTACGCCGCCGGGATCCCCTACCGGTTTGCGCGGGAGCAGAATGTATTGCTGACCGGGATTAGTGTTCAGGAAGACAAAAGAATTGCCAGCCTGTGCTGTCCGGTCGCCCCTCCTTTCACTATCGTCGCTGAGCTGCAGCGGTTTCTCAATGCCGGCATTGAGCTCAAAGTTATTAATAAAGATGCCTTTGACAGCCAGTTGCGCAGGGCCTATAGCCGTGGCCAGTCAGAGGCGACACAGATGGCGGAGGATCTGAGTGAGGATATCGATCTCGATCAACTGATCCAGGACATTCCACAGGCCACCGACCTGCTGGAAGAAGCTGACGATGCCCCCATCATCAGGCTCATCAACGCGCTGTTTAATCAGGCCATACGCGAACAGGCCTCGGACATCCATGTCGAAGCCTACGAAAATTATTCGGTCGTGCGTTTCCGTATCGACGGGGTATTAAAAGACATCACCAATTTCCATCGCGGTTTTCATGGTGCGGTAGCTTCACGCCTGAAAGTCATGGCAAAACTCGATATCGCTGAAAAACGCCTGCCACAGGATGGTCGCATCTCCTTGCGTGTCGGCGATCATGCTATAGATGTCCGCGTTTCAACCCTGCCGACGCAACACGGCGAGCGTATCGTGCTGCGTATTCTTGATAAGCAATCGTCGCGCTTTAATATTGCCGATCTGGGCATGGACGAAAACATGCGGCAGCGCTTCAGGCAACTGACCCGCGCACTGCACGGTATGTTCCTGGTCACAGGGCCGACAGGCTCGGGTAAAACTACTACTCTGTATGCCGGCCTCAGCCATATCGACCGGAATCAGCGCAACATCATCACGGTCGAAGACCCAGTAGAGTATGATCTGGAAGGTATTGGCCAGGTACACGTCAATACCAAAACCGGACTGACCTTTGCCAGCGGCCTGCGTTCCATATTGAGACAGGACCCAGATGTCGTGCTGGTCGGTGAAATCCGTGATCTGGAAACAGCAGAGATCGCCATACAGGCCAGTTTGACCGGGCACCTGGTGCTGTCCACATTGCATACAAATACTGCTATAGGTGCTATCACCCGGCTACAGGATATGGGGGTAGACAGTTATCTGATTGCCTCCAGTCTGTCCGGACTACTGGCACAGCGGTTAGTGCGTGTGCTGTGCAAGAATTGCAAGAAAGAATCGCCTGCTACAGCAAAAGAATTACAGATGCTGGATCTGGAGAATTCCGCAGACGGCACTCTATATCATCCGGTCGGCTGCACAGAATGTAATCAGACTGGCTTTCGCGGTCGCATTGGCATCTTTGAGTTAATCGTCATCGGTAACAACATCAAAACCATGATACATAATGGTGCTGACGAACAGGCGCTGGTAAAAGAGATAAGAAAAACCAGCCCCTCCATCCTCAGTGACGGCCTCGGCCGGGTACGACAGGGCGTCACCAGTCTTGATGAGGTTTTGCGGGTGACGATGTATGATCAGTAGCAAGTTAAATAAATTAGCTGTAGGTGCGAATTCATTCGCACAAAAGGGGTTGGCTGTATTTCTATGTCCGAATAAATTCGAACCTACAATTGTTTTCTTCCGGTATGCTGTTGCAAAAGATTACATGAGATTGGTGTAACAAATGGGCGCATACGAATATCAGGCACTGGATGAAAAAGGCCGTACCTGCAAAGGTGTACTGACCGGCGACACACCGCGCCAGGTACGGCAGATGCTGCGTGAACAAGGCATGCATCCCCTGTCATTGACTCCCATCAATGAAAATACCCGACAGGGACAGACCGCCCCCAGCCGCAAACGCATACCGCCGGCTGAACTGGCCGTCATTACACGTCAGTTTGCTACCCTGCTGGGTGCAGGATTGACAATTGAAGAATCACTGGAAGGCCTGATCGAGCAATCGAGCAATCATCGCATACGATCCATCCTGACCGCCGTTCGCTCTTCGGTAATGGAAGGAAAATCATTATCCGAAGCCATCAGCCTGTTTCCTGCCGCTTTTCCAAGTCTGTACCGGGCATCACTGCATGCCGGAGAGGAAACAGGGCGGCTGGATCTGGTACTTGAGCGGCTGGCAGATTATACCGAGAACACCACGACACTGCGCCGACGCATCATGATTGCCCTGATCTACCCGGTAATACTGACCGTAGTCGCCATCCTTATCGTCACCAGCTTACTGACCTATGTGGTACCCAAAGTTGTAAAAGTTTTTGAAGAATCCGGCCAGACCCTGCCGCTGCTGACTAGGGGCATGATCGCCATTAGCGACTTTCTTCAGGCATGGGGCATTTGGATACTGCTGGCAATAGTCCTCGGAACGATTATTTTTCGTCTCATTTTCAGACAGCCCGGCCCAAAACTGGCACTGCACCATTTTATTCTTCGCATGCCATTGATAGGTAGCATAGTCCGCAACCTCAATACATCAACGATGGCCCGCACACTGGCCATCATGTCAGGCAGCGGCGTACCCTTGCTATCCGCCATGGCGGCAAGTTCCCATGTGGTGAACAACCTGGCCATGCGCCAGGCAATGGAACAGGCAAGAATCGATGTCGGTGAAGGAATGAGCCTGAATAAAGCACTGAAAAAAAGCGGTCTGTTCCCACCGCTACTGACACAAATGGTAGCCAGTGGTGAATCCAGCGGCAGACTTGATGAGATGCTGGAAAAATCTGCCCAGGTACAGGAAAATGAACTGGAGGCCCGCACCTCCATCATGGTCGGCCTGTTTGAACCGATGATGATTTTGGTCATGGGTGCCATCGTGCTGGTCATCGTACTCGCTATACTGCTACCCATCTTCGATTTAAACGAGCTGATCTATGCCAGGTAAAAAAGCAGCAGATAAAATGACGGCAATGCTTCGCTCCACCGCAATCTATCTGCTTGCACTGGCGCTGTTGACCTGGGCCGGGCTGGACGTCTACCAGCGTTACCAGTTTTATCAGGTGAGAATCAATAAACAGCAGACTCAACCAACTGAATCAAATAAAATCCTCTCACTAACGGCAAAAAACACTAAGACGGTCGCGAAACAATATCTTTTTGGCAGGCTACTGCTTGATACTCAACCAGTAGTCCTCACCCAGGCACCAGCAACAAAACTAAACCTGAAACTAATCGGGGTCATCGCAGCCAGCGAAGATGGCGTCTCCAAAGTCATCATCCAGATAGGCAACAGCAATGTCGATGTCTATTCCGTCGGCGATACACTACCAAAGGGAAATGCAACCATAGAAAAGATAGAAGCGACACAGGTGCTGCTCAGGCGGAATGGTAAGCTGGAGAGTTTGGCGATTATCAGGCCGGAACTGGAAAACAACGGCGAGATTAAGGATTAAGGACGAAAGATGAAAGGTATCCGATATTGTTTCGTAGGAGTGCCGTCTCGGCGCGATTGCTTCATAAAACGTAATACGTAAAACGTTCCTGTCGAAAATCGCGCCGAGACGGCACTCCTACAAAGAGACTTCTAACCGAATATTCACCATCGGAAACTGCGCCGATTTCGTTATTGAAACCCTGGTTACTTCAATTCCCCTGGCGCTGATCTGATCCAGCCATTGCAGCCAGTCTTCAAACACGACTTTATCAAACCATATCTTTGCTGTGCCACTCTCTTTACCGGGTTGAATCTGTTTTATCTGATCACGCAGTTTCAATTTTTTCGCTGTCTGATCGATGATTGTTAGCAAGGGTACATCAGTAGAATTACCGCTGCCAGTTTTGTTCTGTTCGAGCTGGCGGATCATATCTGCCTGTTCCTGCATCCATGCAAGATCTTCTGAATATTTAACAAGCTGCAACCGCTGGCGTTTGAGTTGATCCTGCATGGGTACCCACAGCAGCGAATACAGCAAGATACTCAAAACAACTAAAATGCCAATCCCCAGTACTCGCTGATCTCTGGCAGGCAGTTTATACCAGTATTCCTTTAACGCGTTCATGTAGCCGCCCTGCTGATCTCAAAACGTGCCTGCACCTTGCTACCACGGGCACCTGATTGTTTCAGGCTAACCTCGATGGATCTGTTGTTCTGTAACCGTTCCCGTATTCGATCCAGGTGCGCGAAATCATCCAGTGTCAGAACGGCAGTTAAATCCCCATCCCGATAATTCAGTTCTTCAACAACAACTTGCTGGCCTTTTAACAGACTGGCAGTAGTCACCAGCAGGTAGGTAAAATCATTTTCGGTAACCCGATTTTGCAGGCTGTCTATTTTATTTTTTGTCTGTACGCGTGCTCGACCAGGCAGTAATTTTGAACCCGGGAACAGCTCTTGATAAAGAGACTGCATAGATAGTTCGAGTTGTGTATTTGTTTCTCGCAACCAGACCAGTTCACCGACATCACTAGCCAGTTTTACGAAACCCGCCAGCGCAATTATCGCAACCGCAGGCCAGTACCGTTTCAAAAAGCTGTGCTTGCTGCCCTGCGTGAATTCTCCATTCAACAGGCCGGCACCATTATCAGGTGCCTGCTGCGAAAGCCAGTCCGACAGACCAGTTCCAATTTCAGTCTTAATTAGCTGTTGATCTATTCCATCAGGCAGCAGAGCTTCAAGCCGTTCATCAATAAGCAGAGTTGTTTCTTTATCCTGCTCATTCAACCAGACCGGTAGATTCTCAAGATCAGTCACCGCACCCTCATACAAACCAGACCTGACCAATACACGGTTATTCTCGGACAGCGTGATGACTGCAGTCCCGGGCTTCGCGCCCGGCAACAGAAAATAATCAGGCAACATGGCATCAACACTGATACCGGCTTCATGAATCTGCTGCAGCCAGGAAGTCATCAATTCGCGGCTGACGTAAGCAAAAGTAACCCTGTTTTCTTCTCCCGTATGCAGCAGCAGAAAATGCAAATCATCAACCGAACTGATCACACTGTCTTCAATAGCATAGGGAATCGCCGCCATCAGCCTCGCCCGGTTCCTCACTGGGATCGCCTCAACCCGAGTCACCACCTGCTCACCCCGCACAACCGCCACACAACGCTGCCCGTCAACAGGCAGCTCAGACAGAGTTTCAACCACACCGGAATTCTCGACGCCTTTAGTGCCAAGGTTTACCCATTGGTAGGGGGAGGATGTTGTGAAGTAGAGGGCCATGGGGTTAAGGTTAAAGGTTTAAGGGGTGAGAGGAAAGGTTAAAGATAAAGGATCAAAGATGAAGGATTTAGAGAGTATTGTCTGGGTGTTGTCTTTCCCCTGTTTTTAAAGAACCGGCCTCCGCCTAACCACCCCAATCTTCCCATTCTTCCTTTCAACCAGGCTATTAATTTTAGCCCTTGTCCTGCCGATTTCCGTACTGCTTTTTATCAGAAAATAGCTGCTCTGGTTCGTTATCAGGGGAGTGGCAATATCCTGTTCGCCTGCCATCATATCATGTTGCAGAAATTCCTCTACCGTATAGCCATTAGCCTTTGGGCGATCGCTGACCAGTCTCTGGCTCTCATCAATCGATAAAAGATTCTTACCTAAAATACGCAGTAAACCTGCGGGGGCGGTATTTATATTGATGCGGATATTGTTGGCAGGCAGTGCTGCAATAAACGGGGCGAGCTTCTGCACCGTTTTTTTGTCAAAACCTTTCACCTGCAGCAATTCAGAAATATCGCTGAAAGCACGATTCGCTGCGCGATAGGGTGGTGTCATATTGAGGTATTCGATATCTTCTGCACCGCTGGTACTTCGTACATCCTGATCAGGATCCAACCAGTCCAGCACTGCATCAGACAACAGGGGATTCAACTCCAGAGAAATCAGCAGCCGGCGAAAGGCCTGCGTCCAGATCCGTGGATCAGGTTTGTTACCCGTTTGTGGTGGAATAATGCGGGATTCGTCTATCATATTATTCAGGTTTAGCCGTCCCTGCATATCCTCAATTACGGTCTGCAGGCTGCCCTGTTCGATTTCAACGCCCGGTCCCAGGCTATTCCAGGCTTCTCCCGGGTGATCGCTCTTGCTCTCCAGACTATCTTTAATCAGCACACTAACCGCCCAGGCCTCTGAGCCCAGCAGGGTCTGCCAGGCCTGGCTACTGTTTCGGGTGTTTTCTGTTGTACGCAGTTGCAGCAGTATATCTTCAGACAACCATGCGGCTGTAGTGATCATTATGACCAGGATAAACAGCACAATGAGCAGTGCCATTCCTTTTGATGTACTCTTTCTACAATGCATGTTTTATCTCGAAGACACGCCGGTACTGCTTACCGTTCGCCATACGAATCTGCCATTCCACCCCATCAGGCAACTTGTCTACAGCTTCCCAGCTTGACGAAGACAGCATCGATCCATTGAGATTCTGTAGCACGTTCACGGTGATACTCTCCACATCCGTCAACAACAGATGTTTTATCTCGCGCGCACCCTGATCACGATCCAGCACCCGCCAGTTTATCCGTATGAGATCGCCATTTTCCCAACGGTAGGCCGCACGCTGCAACGTACTTTCTCCTGCCAGCGTGACATTGCGCCGTGCCGTGGTAAAACGCAGCAGTTCACCGGCAACATTTATATTATTGAGAATTAATAACGGTTCCTGATCACCGTAAGCATCACGCACGATACGCTGCGACATGAAGCGCATATCCTGCTCCAACAGACTGAACGCAAGCTGCAGTTGCCTCAGCTCATCGAGCTCTGCCTCCAGCACAGCACTATTATCAAGAAAGCGATTAAGGCTGGCATAACTGACCACGGCAATGACGGCAAAGATACCGATAGCGACGACCATCTCTAACAGGGTGAAGGCGCGGCTATGTTTCATGTGCAAAATCACTCTGTAGGTGCGACAAATTCGCACACCCCTGCCTCGAAAAAGAACTTTGTCCGAATGAATTCGGACCTACAATATTACCCCAGCAAAGCATCCCTGTAGGTGCGAATTTATTCGCACAAAGAGGTTTGGTCTTGCTCCGTGTCCGAATGAATTCGAACCTACAATTGTTTTCTTCCAGGGAGATGGAGGTGACATCAGAACTGTTAGCGCTATATTTCATGGCGCCTCTCTTTTGATCGACGGGCTGACTGGCGGGGGCTGGCCTCCGTCCGGACCCGGCGCGGGGGCGATCTCTGTGTTTATAACTTCCGGTGTATCCAGTAAGTAACCCGTCAACATGCCGGCCTCTTCTGTCTCATCCCTGTCAGTAAAGACAACAACATCCAGGCGAAAAAGTAAGGGGTCTGCGGTAGTGCTTGTAGTTTCTCGAAAATACCAGACTCTTTCAGCCATCTCTTCTGATCCTTGCTCCGTACCGGGAACAGGCTTAATAGCTAGTATTCTGAGTGTTTCAAGGCGGTTGGCGGCCACCCAGTTGGCGACCATGCGCTGCTCTAGTGTGGCAGTAGTCTCTGCATAGCCGGTAATGGCTCGCGAGACTGCAAGTATGCCGACAGCAACAATACCGAGCGCGATAATGACCTCAAGCAGCGTGAAGCCCTGACACAATCCTGGTCGTTTACTGCACTGCACTGATTTCCATTTTCCGCTTCTCATTGGTGAGAACCCTGTAACGCACCTCTTCAAGATCAAACTCTGCGGAGAATGGTGTCATGAAACCATCAGGCTCGCAACGAAGGTATGCCTTATCTTCATCCGAAGAAGTGTCTTCAACATCAAGATTCAGGCTAATACCTTCAGGCAACTGACGCAGACGAAAAATATCATCCTGCTTAACTGCCTGCCACTCAGCATTGTCAAAAACAACAAATTTATACGCCGTCGCACCTTCATCAGTCAGCGCAAGCACCCTGCCCTGGGTAATACTCTCCTGGCACATTTGATCAACCAATGCGACAAAACGGCGCGCCTCCTTTTCAACAATTTGAGATGGATCACGACGAAAATTGATCGATACGATACCGACCGTTAGTGCGATCAGGAAGACTACGATCATGATTTCGAGGAGAGTGAAACCTGATTGTTTCATAAAGGAATGATTTATGTTTTACGATTTACGTATTACGGAACTTCAAGTAAATTGAATCAGTGGCGGCCTGCATGTTACGTAAACCGTAAAACATAACACGATCAGTTGGCATCCCAATTCCCAATATCTGCCGCGCCTTCTTCCCCGCCTTCCACGCCATCGGTGCCATAAGACCAGATTTCAAATTCCATGCGTTCACCGGGATAGAGATATTGATACGGGTTACCCCAGGGATCCTGTGGCAGGCGTTCGATATAACCGTCTTTTTTCCAGTGTTTGGGCACCGGGTCTCCGGTAGGGCGCGTTACCAGCGCCGCCAGGCCCTGGTCTGTGCTCGGATAGGTGAAGTTATCCAGCTTATAGAATTTAAGTGCGCTGGCAAGTGCCTGAATATCGCTTTGTGCCTTGGCAATAAATGCCTGTTCCTGCCGCCCCATAACACGAGGTAGCACAAGCGTCGCAAGCAGGCCGATGATGACAATCACGACCATGATTTCGATTAGAGTGAATCCTTTTTGTTTCATGGGATTAGGTTTTAAGTTCCAAGTTCCAAGTTCCAAGTTCCAAGTTCCAAGTTCCAAGTTCCAAGTTCCAAGTTCCAAGTTCCAGGGTAGTATAGTTGGGTTTTCTTTTTTAATCTTTCGTCTTTCGTCTTTCGTCTTTAACCTTTCCCCTTTCCCCTTGTCTTTTCATCCTTTCCCCCTCTTACCTGACATCCGGTATAAACTTCACGACAAATAATCCCAGTCTTAAGAAAGCTTTAAGATTCAGTCTGTAGTCTGATACCTACGGCATCATCAAATATCAGCCTGGGATTTATTCTTCCCCGCATGCCTGGCAAAAGTAAAAGCAGACTCTCTCCTGTTCAGCTTAAAAAACGATATTTGGTAACCCTCTAAGTGAACATTCACCCACGTTCCTGCGTGGGTTTTTTTTGTTGTGCGAATGAATTCGCACCTACAAAAACCATCGAAATCCCGATGATTTGGACAAGATCCTCTACATCCTGCGGAATATCAACGTCGCATTCGTCCCACCAAAACCAAAACTGTTCGACATAATGGTATTCAACTCAATATTATTTTTCATTTCACTCACTATCGGCACACCTTCTGCGCCTTCATCAATCTCTGTAATGTTGGCTGATGCGGCAATGAAGTTATTTTGCTGCATCAACAATGAATAGATGGCCTCATGTACTCCTGCTGCACCCAGTGCGTGACCGGAAAGAGATTTGGTTGAGGTGATCATTGGTATATCCATGTCGCTAAATGTTTTTTTCACTGCTTCCAGTTCACGGATATCACCCACCGGCGTACTGGTACCGTGAGCGTTGATATAGTCCACTGGCGTATCAACCATTGCCATGGCCTGCTGCATGCAGCGTACAGCACCTTCGCCGGATGGCTGCACCATGTCGTAGCCGTCTGAAGTAGCACCGTAGCCGACCAGCTCGGCATAGATTTTGGCACCACGTGCCCTGGCATGTTCCAGTTCTTCAATTACCAGCGTACCGCCACCACCGGAGATGACAAAACCATCTCGACTTGCATCATAAGGACGTGAGGCCGTTTCAGGGGTTTCGTTATACTTTGATGACAGCGCACCCATGCCGTCAAACAGGACTGATTGTGTCCAGTCGACTTCTTCACCACCGCCTGCGAACACAACATCCTGTTTGTCGAGCTGAAT from the bacterium BMS3Abin11 genome contains:
- the gspK gene encoding putative type II secretion system protein K, translated to MALLIVLFILVIMITTAAWLSEDILLQLRTTENTRNSSQAWQTLLGSEAWAVSVLIKDSLESKSDHPGEAWNSLGPGVEIEQGSLQTVIEDMQGRLNLNNMIDESRIIPPQTGNKPDPRIWTQAFRRLLISLELNPLLSDAVLDWLDPDQDVRSTSGAEDIEYLNMTPPYRAANRAFSDISELLQVKGFDKKTVQKLAPFIAALPANNIRININTAPAGLLRILGKNLLSIDESQRLVSDRPKANGYTVEEFLQHDMMAGEQDIATPLITNQSSYFLIKSSTEIGRTRAKINSLVERKNGKIGVVRRRPVL
- the xcpW gene encoding type II secretion system protein J precursor, with protein sequence MKHSRAFTLLEMVVAIGIFAVIAVVSYASLNRFLDNSAVLEAELDELRQLQLAFSLLEQDMRFMSQRIVRDAYGDQEPLLILNNINVAGELLRFTTARRNVTLAGESTLQRAAYRWENGDLIRINWRVLDRDQGAREIKHLLLTDVESITVNVLQNLNGSMLSSSSWEAVDKLPDGVEWQIRMANGKQYRRVFEIKHAL
- the fabB gene encoding 3-oxoacyl-[acyl-carrier-protein] synthase 1, which produces MRRVVVTGMGVVSSLGNNVAEVLDSLKNGRSGIRFSEVQAEMGFRSHVNGPVDIDLTASIDRKILRFMGDGSAYNYIAMQEAIEDARLTEEQVSNVRTGLIMGSGGGSTSNVVLAADNMREKGIRRVGPYMVTRTMSSTNSACLATPFKIKGVNYSISSACSTSAHCIGNAMELIQLDKQDVVFAGGGEEVDWTQSVLFDGMGALSSKYNETPETASRPYDASRDGFVISGGGGTLVIEELEHARARGAKIYAELVGYGATSDGYDMVQPSGEGAVRCMQQAMAMVDTPVDYINAHGTSTPVGDIRELEAVKKTFSDMDIPMITSTKSLSGHALGAAGVHEAIYSLLMQQNNFIAASANITEIDEGAEGVPIVSEMKNNIELNTIMSNSFGFGGTNATLIFRRM
- a CDS encoding bacterial type II secretion system protein I/J translates to MRSGKWKSVQCSKRPGLCQGFTLLEVIIALGIVAVGILAVSRAITGYAETTATLEQRMVANWVAANRLETLRILAIKPVPGTEQGSEEMAERVWYFRETTSTTADPLLFRLDVVVFTDRDETEEAGMLTGYLLDTPEVINTEIAPAPGPDGGQPPPVSPSIKREAP
- the xcpT gene encoding type II secretion system protein G precursor, which encodes MKQKGFTLIEIMVVIVIIGLLATLVLPRVMGRQEQAFIAKAQSDIQALASALKFYKLDNFTYPSTDQGLAALVTRPTGDPVPKHWKKDGYIERLPQDPWGNPYQYLYPGERMEFEIWSYGTDGVEGGEEGAADIGNWDAN